The Glycine soja cultivar W05 chromosome 3, ASM419377v2, whole genome shotgun sequence genome window below encodes:
- the LOC114407471 gene encoding protein RADIALIS-like 3 produces MKSPNVNELPGNPQFPQSTLKGSMEDFAKSLSGWSWEENKLFELALAVVDEQHPERWEVVAAMVGGEKSAGDVQEHYVILLEDLLVIESGKLDHTLGEVVPFVLVECKDSICLSDNDTSM; encoded by the coding sequence ATGAAATCACCTAATGTGAATGAATTACCAGGAAATCCTCAATTTCCTCAAAGTACCCTGAAGGGATCCATGGAAGATTTTGCTAAGAGTTTGAGTGGATGGAGTTGGGAGGAGAACAAATTGTTTGAGCTAGCTTTGGCAGTGGTGGATGAGCAACACCCTGAACGATGGGAAGTGGTTGCAGCCATGGTTGGAGGAGAAAAAAGTGCTGGAGATGTTCAAGAACATTATGTGATCCTTCTGGAGGATTTACTCGTTATAGAATCTGGAAAATTGGACCATACACTTGGAGAAGTTGTGCCTTTTGTCCTTGTTGAGTGTAAAGATTCCATATGCTTGTCCGACAATGATACAAGCATGTAA
- the LOC114407473 gene encoding two-pore potassium channel 5-like isoform X2: protein MEDEPFLLTTTTSQPITDFLLPSSKSFNDVTTTTRARDVAAQEIQSEQQQPPKKKKLSRCKTAPAMVTMRDLKPKTPQLPKPQTSSIIRQGIWLLAMYLSIGVAIYSFNRDRFSGIETHPVVDALYFCIVTMCTIGYGDIAPLTPFTKIFACAFVLVGFGFIDILLSGLVNFVLDLQENMILTGLQMGASDQREGFSARNYIVDVAKGRMRIRLKVGLALGVVVLCIGIGGLVLYFVEGLDWVDSIYLSVMSVTTVGYGDRAFKTLPGRLFAAIWLLFSTLMVARAFLYLAEARIDRRHRRMAKKVLHREITVEDLLAADINNTGFIRKDNTSTSYSEWWRCGRPRGTRRGTEHGNILSNQSKCSMHKP from the exons aTGGAAGACGAGCCATTTCTTCTCACTACTACCACTTCCCAACCCATCACcgattttcttcttccttcttccaagTCCTTCAACGACGTCACCACCACCACACGCGCGCGTGACGTCGCCGCCCAGGAGATTCAATCcgaacaacaacaacctcccAAGAAGAAAAAACTGAGTCGCTGCAAGACAGCACCTGCGATGGTGACCATGCGAGACCTCAAACCTAAGACACCCCAACTCCCCAAACCTCAAACCAGTTCCATTATACGACAAGGCATTTGGTTACTCGCCATGTACCTCTCCATAGGAGTCGCCATATACTCCTTCAACAGGGACCGTTTTTCCGGCATCGAAACACACCCCGTCGTCGACGCCCTTTACTTTTGCATAGTCACCATGTGCACCATAGGTTACGGAGACATAGCGCCGTTAACCCCATTCACCAAAATCTTTGCTTGCGCTTTTGTCTTGGTGGGGTTTGGGTTCATAGACATACTCCTCAGCGGGCTTGTTAACTTCGTTCTGGATTTGCAAGAGAACATGATCCTCACGGGGCTACAAATGGGTGCGAGTGATCAAAGGGAAGGTTTTTCTGCTAGGAATTACATCGTTGACGTGGCGAAGGGGAGGATGAGGATCAGGTTGAAGGTTGGTTTGGCGCTTGGGGTTGTGGTGCTGTGTATTGGGATTGGGGGTTTGGTTTTGTACTTTGTTGAAGGGTTGGATTGGGTTGATTCTATTTACTTGTCGGTTATGTCTGTCACAACGGTTGGGTATGGGGACCGAGCTTTTAAGACTCTTCCTGGTCGGTTATTTGCAGCTATTTGGTTGCTATTTTCTACTCTCATGGTGGCTCGGGCTTTTCTCTATTTGGCTGAGGCTAGAATCGATAGAAGGCATCGGAGAATGGCTAAGAAGGTTTTGCATAGGGAAATTACAGTTGAGGATTTGCTTGCTGCTGATATCAACAACACTGGTTTCATCAG GAAAGACAATACTAGTACTAGTTATTCTGAGTGGTGGAGATGTGGTCGTCCTCGTGGAACAAGACGAGGAACTGAACATGGCAATATATTAAGCAATCAAAGCAAATGCAGCATGCACAAGCCTTGA
- the LOC114407473 gene encoding two-pore potassium channel 5-like isoform X1, with protein sequence MEDEPFLLTTTTSQPITDFLLPSSKSFNDVTTTTRARDVAAQEIQSEQQQPPKKKKLSRCKTAPAMVTMRDLKPKTPQLPKPQTSSIIRQGIWLLAMYLSIGVAIYSFNRDRFSGIETHPVVDALYFCIVTMCTIGYGDIAPLTPFTKIFACAFVLVGFGFIDILLSGLVNFVLDLQENMILTGLQMGASDQREGFSARNYIVDVAKGRMRIRLKVGLALGVVVLCIGIGGLVLYFVEGLDWVDSIYLSVMSVTTVGYGDRAFKTLPGRLFAAIWLLFSTLMVARAFLYLAEARIDRRHRRMAKKVLHREITVEDLLAADINNTGFISKSEYVIFKLKEMGKIQEKDVLQICDQFRKLDPSNCGKITLPNLLGGSL encoded by the exons aTGGAAGACGAGCCATTTCTTCTCACTACTACCACTTCCCAACCCATCACcgattttcttcttccttcttccaagTCCTTCAACGACGTCACCACCACCACACGCGCGCGTGACGTCGCCGCCCAGGAGATTCAATCcgaacaacaacaacctcccAAGAAGAAAAAACTGAGTCGCTGCAAGACAGCACCTGCGATGGTGACCATGCGAGACCTCAAACCTAAGACACCCCAACTCCCCAAACCTCAAACCAGTTCCATTATACGACAAGGCATTTGGTTACTCGCCATGTACCTCTCCATAGGAGTCGCCATATACTCCTTCAACAGGGACCGTTTTTCCGGCATCGAAACACACCCCGTCGTCGACGCCCTTTACTTTTGCATAGTCACCATGTGCACCATAGGTTACGGAGACATAGCGCCGTTAACCCCATTCACCAAAATCTTTGCTTGCGCTTTTGTCTTGGTGGGGTTTGGGTTCATAGACATACTCCTCAGCGGGCTTGTTAACTTCGTTCTGGATTTGCAAGAGAACATGATCCTCACGGGGCTACAAATGGGTGCGAGTGATCAAAGGGAAGGTTTTTCTGCTAGGAATTACATCGTTGACGTGGCGAAGGGGAGGATGAGGATCAGGTTGAAGGTTGGTTTGGCGCTTGGGGTTGTGGTGCTGTGTATTGGGATTGGGGGTTTGGTTTTGTACTTTGTTGAAGGGTTGGATTGGGTTGATTCTATTTACTTGTCGGTTATGTCTGTCACAACGGTTGGGTATGGGGACCGAGCTTTTAAGACTCTTCCTGGTCGGTTATTTGCAGCTATTTGGTTGCTATTTTCTACTCTCATGGTGGCTCGGGCTTTTCTCTATTTGGCTGAGGCTAGAATCGATAGAAGGCATCGGAGAATGGCTAAGAAGGTTTTGCATAGGGAAATTACAGTTGAGGATTTGCTTGCTGCTGATATCAACAACACTGGTTTCATCAG CAAGTCAGAGTATGTAATCTTCAAGCTGAAAGAGATGGGTAAAATACAGGAAAAAGATgttttgcaaatttgtgatcAATTCAGGAAGCTAGACCCCTCTAACTGTGGGAAGATAACACTACCTAATCTATTGGGGGGGAGTTTATGA